The following DNA comes from Streptococcus canis.
TTAGGAATTGACTTTAATTCTATCTCAAAAGGTGAGAAGAAAGTAATGATTGCTGCTTACAAACAAATTTTTTATACTGTATCAGCAAATCTTCCTAGTAGTCCGGCGGATGTTTTTGACAAATCAGTCAACATGGATGAATTGGTTAAAAAAGGGGTTAGTAATGAAGCACCACCGTTACTTGTAAGTAATGTGGCCTACGGTAGAACCGTTTTTGTCAAGTTAGAAACAAGTTCTAAAAGCCTAGATGTTGAAGCAGCTTTCAGTGCAGCACTTAAAGGAACAGATGTTAAAGCCAAAGGGAAATACTCTGATATTCTAGAAAATAGTTCTTTTACAGCCGTTGTTTTAGGTGGTGACGCGGCAGAGCATAACAAAGTTGTTACTAAAGATTTTGACGTAATTAGAAATGTGATTAAGGATAATGCGACCTTTAGTCGAAAAAATCCTGCTTATCCGATTTCATACACAAGCGTGTTTCTTAAAGACAATAAAATTGCTGGTGTTAATAATAGAAGTGAATATGTAGAAACAACAACGACTGAATTTACTAGTGGGAAAATGACATTAGCCAATAAAGGTTGGTTTGTTGCACAATTTAGAGTTTTCTGGGATGAAGTTGATTACGATGCAACAGGTAAGGAAATCGTTACTGAGAAATCGTGGGAAGGTAATGGTCATGATAGAACCTCACCATTTTCAACAGTCATTCCGTTACCAGCTAATGCTCGAAACATTAGAGTCTTTGCAAGAGAATGTACAGGTCTAGCATGGGAGTGGTGGAGAACTGTTCTTGATGACAAAAACGTTAAACTCGCTAAAGAAATTGAGGTTAACCTTTGGGGCTCAACGCTCTATCCAGCAGGAAGTATTGGTTACAAAAATTAATTTGACAGCCACTGAGGATCACTACTACCGTGAAAGAATTGGTAAGCATCAACTGGTGAATGCTTACCAATTCTTTTGGGAACCTCAGTATTGCCTAACTGGGCTATACACTTGTCTTTTACGCTTGTTTTCATTATACTAGAGGGGTAGATTACATTTTTGAAAGGATTTTTTCTTCTATGAAATACATTGTTAACAAAAGTCACAATCCTGCCTTTAACATTGCCCTTGAAGCTTACGCTTTTAGAGAATTAGTGGAAGAAGACGAATTGTTTATC
Coding sequences within:
- a CDS encoding thiol-activated cytolysin family protein, which gives rise to MKKSFKKYARVAGLLSAAVIMCHFATANAESNKKTTELEISSTSDGNTIEIIGADSRNTISDETILGKLGENPKQDKMLNSDEMIKLNPKEIAAEKKVDEDKKKAEIDHAESLNKGIYDLHYNELEVLAKNGESVENFIPKEGKKKADKFIVIERRKKDINTTPVDISIIDSVTDRTYPGALQLANKNFTENKPDTLIAKRKPQNIHIDLPGMGEAATVEVANPTYSNVSTAVDNLVNKWHDNYSGGNTLPARTQYSETMVYSKSQIEAALNVNSKILDATLGIDFNSISKGEKKVMIAAYKQIFYTVSANLPSSPADVFDKSVNMDELVKKGVSNEAPPLLVSNVAYGRTVFVKLETSSKSLDVEAAFSAALKGTDVKAKGKYSDILENSSFTAVVLGGDAAEHNKVVTKDFDVIRNVIKDNATFSRKNPAYPISYTSVFLKDNKIAGVNNRSEYVETTTTEFTSGKMTLANKGWFVAQFRVFWDEVDYDATGKEIVTEKSWEGNGHDRTSPFSTVIPLPANARNIRVFARECTGLAWEWWRTVLDDKNVKLAKEIEVNLWGSTLYPAGSIGYKN